Proteins encoded in a region of the Rutidosis leptorrhynchoides isolate AG116_Rl617_1_P2 chromosome 9, CSIRO_AGI_Rlap_v1, whole genome shotgun sequence genome:
- the LOC139869375 gene encoding pyrophosphate--fructose 6-phosphate 1-phosphotransferase subunit alpha: MESDYGVPRELSDLQKSRSSYKPELPPCLQGTAVRVEFGDATAAADPSGANAIARSFPHTYGQPLAHFFREKSKTANAQTISELPAVKVGLVFCGRQSPGGHNVVWGLHEALKIHNPKSTLLGFLGGSEGLFAQKTLEITDDILATYKNQGGYDLLGRTKDQIRTTEQVNSAMAACKALNLDALVIVGGVTSNTDAAQLAETFAEAKCATKVVGVPVTLNGDLKNQFVEANVGFDTICKVNSQLISNVCTDALSAEKYYYFIRLMGRKASHVAVECTLQSHPNMVILAEEVAASKLTLFDLTKQICDAVQARAEQDKNHGVILLPEGLIESIPEVFALLQEIHSLLRQGVSADNISTKLSPWASALFEFMPRFIRKQLLLHPESDDSAQLSQIETEKLLAELVEAEINKRLKEGTYKGKKFNAICHFFGYQARGSLPSKFDCDYAYVLGHICYHILAAGLNGYMATVTNLKNPSNKWRCGAAPITAMMTVKHYGRGSGAATIGKPLVHPATVDLRGKVYELLRKNATRFLMDDIYRNPGPLQFEGPGADSKAVSLCVEDLDYMGRIKELNDYLDKVRTIVKPGCSQDVLKAALSAMSSVTDILSVMTSQSLE; the protein is encoded by the exons ATGGAATCAGATTACGGAGTTCCACGTGAGCTTTCTGATCTACAAAAGAGTCGATCGTCATACAAACCTGAGCTTCCTCCTTGCCTTCAG GGAACTGCTGTGCGAGTAGAGTTTGGTGATGCAACTGCTGCAGCAGATCCTTCTGGTGCTAATGCCATAGCTCGATCATTTCCTCACACTTATGGTCAACCTTTGGCTCATTTTTTCAGAGAGAAATCTAAAACAGCAAATGCTCAGACTATTAGTGAGCTTCCTGCAGTGAA GGTTGGATTGGTATTTTGTGGTAGACAATCTCCTGGAGGACATAATGTTGTATGGGGTCTTCATGAAGCTCTCAAAATTCACAACCCTAAGAGTACTTTGCTAGGATTTTTGG GTGGTTCTGAGGGTTTATTTGCTCAAAAAACACTCGAGATTACAGATGATATTCTTGCAACCTACAAAAATCAAG GTGGTTATGATCTGTTGGGAAGAACCAAGGATCAAATTAGAACCACAGAACAAGTAAATTCTGCTATGGCAGCATGCAAGGCTTTGAACTTGGATGCCCTAGTCATCGTTGGAg GTGTAACATCTAACACAGATGCTGCTCAGCTAGCTGAGACCTTTGCAGAAGCAAAATGCGCCACAAAG GTGGTTGGAGTACCAGTAACCTTGAACGGAGATCTTAAGAACCAGTTTGTTGAAGCAAATGTTGGTTTTGATACTATATGCAAG GTTAACTCTCAACTAATCAGCAACGTCTGCACAGATGCTCTTTCTGCTGAAAAG TACTACTATTTTATCCGGCTTATGGGTAGGAAAGCATCTCATGTTGCTGTGGAGTGCACTCTGCAATCACACCCTAACATG GTTATCCTTGCTGAAGAAGTTGCTGCTTCTAAGCTTACTCTTTTCGACTTAACCAAACAAATTTGTGATGCTGTGCAAGCCAGAGCAGAGCAAG ACAAGAACCATGGTGTCATCCTACTTCCGGAAGGGCTTATCGAAAGTATCCCTGAAGTTTTTGCACTATTACAG GAAATTCATAGTCTTCTTCGACAAGGTGTCTCTGCTGATAACATTTCAACAAAACTGTCGCCCTGGGCATCTGCATTGTTTGAATTTATGCCACGATTCATTAGAAAACAA CTTCTTCTTCATCCTGAATCAGATGACTCGGCCCAGTTGTCCCAG ATTGAGACTGAAAAGCTTCTGGCTGAACTCGTGGAAGCAGAAATCAACAAACGACTG aaAGAAGGTACATACAAGGGGAAGAAATTTAATGCCATCTGCCACTTTTTTGGCTACCAAGCTCGAGGTTCTTTGCCTTCGAAGTTTGATTGTGATTATGCTTAT GTCCTTGGACATATATGTTACCATATTCTTGCAGCTGGTTTGAATGGTTATATGGCAACTGTCACCAACCTTAAGAATCCTTCAAACAAATGGCGCTGTGGTGCTGCTCCAATAACG GCTATGATGACTGTAAAGCATTATGGTCGCGGCTCAGGGGCTGCAACAATTGGGAAACCTCTAGTTCATCCTGCTACTGTGGATTTAAGAGGCAAAGTATACGA GCTGCTTCGAAAAAATGCAACAAGATTCTTGATGGATGATATTTACAGAAACCCGGGACCACTTCAGTTTGAAGGTCCAGGTGCTGATTCTAAGGCTGTTAGCTTGTGTGTGGAGGACTTGGATTACATGGGTCGTATTAAGGAATTAAATGACTATCTTGATAAG GTAAGAACAATTGTAAAACCAGGGTGCTCTCAGGATGTTTTGAAAGCTGCATTGAGCGCCATGTCATCTGTGACCGACATCCTATCTGTCATGACCTCACAAAGCCTAGAGTAG
- the LOC139866059 gene encoding AT-hook motif nuclear-localized protein 27-like produces MSYYNNHNHQLEDTISTEDVTGNGGPTRRHRGRPVGSKNKPKPPVIVTREGPNSLSSHVLEVCVGADIVESLDAFARRKGRGVSVLSGSGVVNDVTLRQPSDPSNNVVTLHGRFQLLSISGTVLPPPAPPNASGLSIFLDGGDGQVVGGIPVGHLIASSQVILIATSFSNAVYERLPLDDSEEEGCSGQGQPTASQCSGVTSGGGVLNPTVVANDNDGSNFPFSGHVMGWGSDSRT; encoded by the exons ATGTCGTATTACAACAACCATAACCACCAACTAGAAGACACCATTTCAACTGAGGACGTCACGGGCAATGGCGGTCCAACTCGTCGTCATCGTGGTCGTCCAGTAGGTTCTAAAAACAAGCCCAAACCACCGGTTATTGTAACACGTGAGGGCCCGAATTCGCTAAGTTCGCACGTGCTAGAAGTGTGTGTTGGGGCTGATATTGTTGAAAGTCTTGATGCGTTTGCAAGAAGAAAAGGAAGGGGTGTTTCTGTTTTGAGTGGTTCGGGTGTTGTTAATGACGTCACTTTACGTCAGCCTAGTGATCCTTCTAATAATGTAGTTACTCTCCATGGCCGGTTTCAACTACTTTCCATTTCag GTACGGTACTTCCGCCGCCCGCGCCTCCCAATGCAAGTGGGCTATCGATATTTTTAGATGGTGGGGACGGACAAGTGGTGGGCGGGATTCCAGTTGGTCATTTGATAGCTTCGAGTCAAGTTATTCTTATAGCGACTTCTTTCTCAAATGCGGTTTATGAGAGACTACCATTGGACGATTCAGAAGAAGAAGGTTGTAGCGGACAAGGTCAACCAACAGCTTCTCAATGTTCGGGAGTAACAAGTGGCGGAGGAGTGCTTAACCCGACGGTGGTAGCTAATGATAATGATGGTTCGAATTTCCCTTTTTCGGGTCATGTAATGGGTTGGGGATCCGATTCAAGAACTTAA